A DNA window from Porphyromonas gingivalis ATCC 33277 contains the following coding sequences:
- a CDS encoding DUF4141 domain-containing protein, producing the protein MRKKILMLMACGCLLAGSAHAQWVVTDPTNLAQSIINTTKEIVQTSKTVKNTLDNFKEVEKLYNESKKYYDALKKVNNLVRDAQRVKETILMVGEISDIYVKNYKKMLSDPNFRPEELVAIANGYTKLLGESNNLLKELKQVVNITTLKMTDKERMDVVDRCYKEIRDYRNLVRYYTNKNISVSYLRAKKQQDTDRVLSLYGTDNERYW; encoded by the coding sequence ATGAGAAAGAAAATTTTAATGCTTATGGCGTGCGGTTGCCTCTTGGCAGGCAGCGCACACGCCCAGTGGGTGGTCACAGACCCCACCAACCTTGCACAGAGTATCATCAACACGACCAAGGAAATCGTGCAGACCTCCAAGACGGTCAAGAACACGCTTGACAACTTCAAGGAGGTCGAGAAGCTCTACAATGAGAGCAAGAAATACTACGATGCCCTGAAAAAGGTGAACAACCTCGTGCGGGACGCCCAACGGGTAAAGGAGACGATTTTGATGGTCGGAGAAATCTCCGATATCTATGTGAAGAACTACAAGAAGATGCTCTCCGACCCGAACTTCCGACCGGAAGAGCTGGTCGCCATTGCCAACGGCTACACCAAACTGCTCGGAGAAAGCAACAACCTGCTCAAGGAACTCAAGCAGGTAGTGAACATCACCACGCTGAAGATGACCGACAAGGAGCGTATGGACGTGGTGGATCGCTGCTACAAGGAAATCAGGGACTACCGCAACCTTGTGCGTTACTACACGAACAAGAACATCTCCGTGAGCTATCTCAGAGCCAAGAAGCAGCAGGACACCGACCGGGTGCTTTCGCTCTATGGAACGGACAACGAAAGGTATTGGTAA